In a single window of the Melioribacteraceae bacterium genome:
- the sucC gene encoding ADP-forming succinate--CoA ligase subunit beta, translating into MKIHEYQAKELLKKYGVPVQDGIAIKSIGEFDSAIAELQSRGINQYVVKSQIHAGGRGKGKLYNPTNKEELIQEGGVKFTTSVEKAKEYASKMLGNLLVTHQTGAEGKIVKTLFITEGLDYKKELYLGILLDRNVSQNVIMASTEGGVEIEKVAEETPEKILKEWIDPAVGIQSFQARKLAFGLGLEGPAFKNFVSFILKLYKAYEATDSSMLEINPLIITNDDQIVALDAKMNFDDNALYRQPDIANYRDLDEEDPLEIEASKYNLNYIKLDGNVGCMVNGAGLAMATMDIIKLAGGEPANFLDVGGGANKETVANGFKIILSDPNVKAILVNIFGGIVRCDRVAQGIIDAAKEVNVQVPIVVRLQGTNAELGRELLEQSGLNFEVAITLHEAAQKVTSVLTLETIN; encoded by the coding sequence ATGAAAATTCATGAATATCAAGCAAAAGAGCTGCTGAAGAAATATGGCGTCCCGGTTCAAGATGGAATTGCCATAAAATCTATTGGCGAATTCGATTCGGCAATTGCGGAACTTCAATCTCGTGGAATAAATCAATACGTAGTTAAATCACAGATTCATGCCGGTGGAAGAGGGAAAGGTAAACTCTACAATCCAACCAATAAAGAGGAATTAATTCAAGAAGGGGGAGTAAAGTTTACAACCTCTGTTGAAAAGGCAAAGGAATATGCTTCCAAGATGCTCGGTAATTTACTTGTGACTCATCAAACCGGAGCTGAAGGCAAAATTGTAAAAACACTCTTTATTACTGAAGGATTAGATTATAAAAAAGAATTGTACCTCGGAATTCTGCTTGATCGTAATGTTTCTCAAAATGTGATTATGGCATCTACTGAAGGAGGAGTTGAAATTGAGAAAGTTGCCGAAGAAACTCCAGAGAAAATATTGAAAGAATGGATTGATCCAGCAGTTGGTATTCAATCATTTCAAGCTAGAAAACTTGCTTTTGGTCTTGGATTGGAGGGACCTGCATTTAAGAATTTTGTGAGTTTTATTTTAAAACTTTATAAAGCTTACGAAGCAACTGATTCTTCAATGCTTGAGATTAATCCTTTAATCATTACCAATGATGACCAGATTGTTGCGCTCGATGCAAAAATGAATTTTGACGATAACGCACTCTATCGTCAACCCGATATAGCAAACTACCGTGATCTTGATGAAGAAGATCCACTTGAGATAGAAGCTTCAAAGTATAATCTTAACTATATAAAGCTGGATGGAAATGTTGGGTGTATGGTAAATGGCGCCGGTTTAGCGATGGCTACAATGGATATAATTAAGTTAGCAGGCGGTGAACCAGCTAACTTTTTAGATGTGGGCGGCGGCGCTAATAAAGAAACGGTTGCTAATGGTTTTAAAATTATTCTCTCCGATCCTAATGTTAAAGCAATTCTTGTAAATATTTTTGGTGGAATTGTGAGATGTGACCGAGTTGCGCAGGGAATTATTGATGCGGCTAAAGAGGTTAATGTTCAGGTTCCTATCGTTGTTAGACTTCAAGGAACTAATGCTGAGTTGGGAAGAGAATTATTAGAGCAATCTGGTTTAAATTTTGAAGTAGCCATCACACTTCATGAAGCCGCACAGAAAGTTACCTCCGTTTTGACTCTTGAAACTATAAATTAA
- a CDS encoding ABC transporter ATP-binding protein — protein sequence MLNSEKIIEVKGLTKKYKNLIAVNNLDLNVYRGDVFGFLGPNGAGKSTTIRMLLSLIKPNAGSINIFGMPLNQKREIILRKIGAIVEKPDFYMYLSAYKNLEILGKLSGIDASNKKIMEMLELVGLDKRYKSKVKTFSHGMKQRLGIAQALLHDPELIILDEPTTGLDPQGMKEIRDLILFLSKEKGKTIFLSSHILREVEIIASRMIILNKGTTQVEGTVQELLNADKMSVTIEVDRIDDAINLIQNSNWIDKYKAHVKNELHFEMMQNEIGELNKYLNQNNFIVSAVIPVRSLEDYFLKITEGSGK from the coding sequence ATTTTGAATTCCGAAAAAATTATTGAAGTAAAAGGTCTCACTAAAAAGTATAAAAATTTAATTGCTGTAAATAATCTTGATTTAAATGTTTATCGCGGTGATGTCTTTGGATTTCTAGGACCAAACGGCGCAGGAAAAAGTACTACCATCAGAATGCTGCTTTCGTTGATAAAACCTAATGCTGGGTCAATAAATATTTTTGGAATGCCACTCAATCAGAAACGGGAAATTATACTTAGAAAAATTGGGGCAATCGTCGAAAAGCCCGATTTCTACATGTATCTCTCAGCATATAAAAATTTGGAAATACTTGGTAAACTTTCAGGGATTGATGCATCAAATAAAAAAATAATGGAAATGCTTGAACTTGTTGGGCTAGATAAAAGATATAAAAGCAAAGTAAAAACATTTTCTCATGGTATGAAACAGCGTTTGGGAATTGCGCAGGCATTATTGCATGATCCCGAATTAATTATTCTAGACGAACCAACAACAGGTCTCGATCCGCAAGGAATGAAGGAGATCCGGGATTTAATTTTATTTCTTAGCAAGGAAAAAGGTAAAACTATTTTCCTTTCCTCCCACATTCTTCGTGAAGTTGAAATTATTGCCTCAAGAATGATTATTCTTAATAAGGGAACTACCCAGGTTGAAGGTACAGTTCAAGAATTACTTAACGCCGATAAAATGAGCGTTACAATTGAAGTTGATCGAATTGATGATGCCATTAATTTGATACAAAATTCAAATTGGATTGATAAGTACAAAGCGCATGTTAAAAATGAGTTACACTTTGAAATGATGCAAAATGAAATTGGCGAATTGAATAAATATTTGAATCAAAATAATTTTATTGTAAGCGCGGTAATCCCCGTACGATCACTCGAAGATTATTTTCTTAAGATTACAGAGGGGAGTGGAAAATGA
- a CDS encoding MFS transporter: MIKTDLKEKKSNPWSWVPTLYFSEGLPFFVVTILSVIMYKRLGVSNAEIAFYTSLLYLPWVIKPFWSPLVDIVSTKRSWIIITQLLIGFGMAGIAFTIQMPDFLQFTLAFFWLIAFFSATNEISADGFYMLALDDNKQAFFVGIKTASYKIAMIAGQGLIIVLAGFLESTFSISPAEFNVVSSPKNFFEETIKLNSEKPAELEGRLRIIAEPSKIEIGTQPRTLEDVEGYVNFARSFNIMNGYSDPLAVETEMASSQEAVGNIGIVRLFLSKKPEPGEEYPVTIDFLEGNNRIRIIEGNKLKFTDKNWDKPAFAVVQLDSTMHSNENSVFIAQIEKVPIAWTLTFLLIAFLFILFFLYHKVVLPEPVADKRVGSQRQTHVHQEFFRSFYRFFEKKKIILIISFILLFSFGEAQLIKIASPFMLDSIDKGGLGLSTQSVGLIHGTFGITAFIVGAIIGGFAIAKKGLKHWLIPMLVAVNAPNIVYLLLSIFQLTNMWIVIASVIIEQFGFGFGFTAFIMYIIYICQGEYKTSHYAIATGFMALGMMLPGMLSGFIQEAIGYNLFFIWVLVSAIPAFLLVKRIPLEGNFGKKKIDLVNS, encoded by the coding sequence ATGATCAAAACCGATTTAAAGGAAAAAAAATCTAATCCTTGGAGCTGGGTCCCTACTTTATATTTTTCTGAAGGACTTCCCTTTTTTGTCGTAACCATTCTTTCTGTAATTATGTACAAGCGGTTAGGTGTTTCAAATGCCGAAATAGCTTTCTACACAAGCTTGTTATATTTGCCATGGGTTATCAAACCATTCTGGAGCCCTTTAGTTGATATTGTAAGTACTAAAAGATCATGGATAATTATTACTCAATTATTAATTGGGTTTGGAATGGCGGGAATTGCATTTACAATTCAAATGCCCGACTTTCTTCAATTCACGTTAGCTTTTTTTTGGCTCATTGCGTTTTTTTCTGCGACAAATGAAATTTCCGCCGATGGTTTTTATATGCTTGCTCTCGATGATAATAAGCAGGCGTTCTTTGTTGGAATAAAAACGGCATCTTATAAAATAGCGATGATTGCAGGACAAGGATTAATTATTGTTCTTGCTGGATTTTTGGAAAGTACATTCTCAATTTCTCCTGCCGAGTTTAATGTTGTGTCATCTCCAAAAAATTTTTTTGAGGAAACAATTAAGCTAAATTCGGAAAAGCCCGCCGAGCTTGAAGGACGTTTAAGAATTATTGCCGAACCAAGCAAAATTGAAATTGGTACACAACCCCGCACATTGGAAGATGTTGAGGGCTATGTAAATTTTGCGCGAAGTTTTAATATCATGAATGGTTATTCCGATCCATTGGCTGTTGAAACTGAAATGGCGTCAAGCCAGGAAGCGGTTGGTAATATTGGAATTGTCAGATTATTTCTCTCTAAAAAACCTGAGCCGGGGGAAGAGTATCCTGTCACAATTGATTTTCTTGAGGGGAATAATAGAATTAGAATTATTGAAGGAAATAAATTAAAGTTTACCGATAAGAATTGGGATAAACCAGCTTTCGCTGTTGTGCAATTAGACTCAACCATGCACTCAAATGAAAATTCAGTTTTTATAGCTCAAATTGAAAAAGTCCCTATCGCATGGACTCTCACTTTCTTATTAATAGCTTTTCTCTTTATACTTTTCTTTTTATATCACAAAGTTGTTTTACCCGAACCTGTTGCTGATAAAAGAGTTGGATCACAACGGCAGACCCATGTTCATCAGGAGTTTTTTAGATCATTCTATAGATTTTTTGAGAAGAAAAAAATAATTCTGATAATCAGTTTTATACTTCTATTTAGTTTTGGGGAGGCTCAATTAATAAAAATTGCATCTCCATTTATGCTTGATTCAATTGATAAAGGGGGACTCGGGTTATCCACTCAATCGGTTGGATTGATACATGGAACTTTTGGAATAACCGCATTTATAGTCGGCGCAATAATCGGCGGATTTGCTATCGCGAAGAAGGGATTAAAGCATTGGCTTATTCCTATGTTAGTAGCGGTTAATGCTCCTAATATAGTTTATTTGCTACTTTCAATATTTCAACTGACAAATATGTGGATTGTAATCGCGAGTGTTATAATCGAACAATTTGGCTTTGGCTTTGGGTTTACAGCATTTATAATGTATATAATTTACATTTGCCAGGGTGAGTATAAAACTTCCCATTACGCAATTGCTACCGGTTTTATGGCGCTTGGTATGATGTTGCCCGGTATGTTGAGTGGTTTTATCCAGGAAGCAATTGGATATAATTTATTTTTTATCTGGGTATTAGTATCAGCTATTCCGGCATTCTTGCTTGTAAAACGTATTCCACTCGAAGGAAATTTTGGTAAAAAGAAAATTGATCTTGTAAATAGTTAA
- a CDS encoding ABC transporter permease subunit, whose amino-acid sequence MTTLIYVELEKIFRKWRTYIGFIAMFGMTLLVQIALYFTQESFIQGTTRQLSDQFVLQGNFFNGYVIGYLILNAMFIHIPFLIVLVGGDLLAGEATAGTYRMLLTRPISRFSLVTSKFLAGFIYTFLFMLFLIIISLGASVLIFGPGELIVLKSKIIIYAADDILWRMLLAYSYAALSMMTVMALSIFFSSMVSNAIGPIVSTMAVIIVFLILSAIPIEFLQEMRPYFFTSHLGQWNGFFDDPIDYKDIMNSVMILVGHIIVLYVFTTYLFIKKDILS is encoded by the coding sequence ATGACAACTTTAATTTATGTTGAACTCGAAAAAATATTTAGGAAATGGAGAACTTATATTGGCTTTATTGCAATGTTTGGAATGACACTCCTCGTTCAGATTGCTCTCTATTTTACACAAGAAAGTTTTATTCAGGGAACTACCCGACAACTAAGCGATCAGTTTGTACTGCAGGGTAATTTTTTTAATGGTTATGTCATTGGGTACCTGATACTAAACGCAATGTTTATTCATATTCCTTTTTTGATTGTTCTCGTTGGTGGAGATTTACTTGCGGGTGAAGCAACCGCCGGTACATATAGAATGCTTCTTACAAGACCAATTTCCCGCTTTTCATTAGTTACCTCCAAGTTTTTAGCAGGTTTTATATATACGTTTTTATTTATGCTATTTTTAATAATAATTAGTTTAGGGGCAAGTGTACTAATATTTGGGCCGGGGGAATTAATAGTCCTCAAGAGTAAAATTATTATTTATGCTGCAGACGATATATTGTGGCGAATGCTTTTAGCATACTCCTATGCCGCTTTAAGCATGATGACGGTTATGGCATTATCTATATTTTTCTCTTCGATGGTGAGCAATGCAATTGGACCAATTGTTTCTACAATGGCGGTAATAATTGTCTTCTTAATTTTATCTGCAATTCCGATTGAGTTTTTACAAGAAATGCGCCCCTACTTCTTTACTTCCCACCTGGGTCAATGGAATGGTTTTTTTGATGATCCCATAGATTATAAAGATATAATGAATTCTGTTATGATTTTAGTTGGACACATTATAGTTCTCTATGTTTTTACAACATATCTATTTATTAAAAAGGATATTCTCAGTTAA
- the lpdA gene encoding dihydrolipoyl dehydrogenase, protein MSTKTQLAVIGGGPGGYAAAFLAADLGMQVTLIDMEKNPGGVCLYRGCIPSKALLHVAKLINEAEEAKKWGVEFGEPKIDINKLRDFKNGVVNKLTGGLGQLAKQRKVNYINGRATFLNSTTLSIAKADGSTEELIYDKAILATGSVPAKVPGLSIDSPKVMDSTSALEINDVPKKLLVIGGGYIGLELSTVYAALGSEVTVVEMMPGLLPGADRDLVAVLERRLKNSMAHIYTETKVVDLKETKEGIRVKLEGKNVTEPEHLFDKVLISIGRKPVTTGFGLEKTKVKVSDRGFVVVDKQLKTDDPNIYAIGDIVGNPMLAHKAAAEGKVAVEAILGHKVAFEPNAIPAVVFTDPEIAWSGLTETEAKERSIKVEIAKFPWGASGRATTLDRNDGLTKLVIEPETERILGVAIVGVGAGDMIAEGTLAIEMGAVVKDLELTIHPHPTLSETVMFAAELFYGHATDMYRPKRK, encoded by the coding sequence ATGTCTACAAAAACACAATTAGCTGTAATTGGCGGCGGACCCGGAGGATATGCTGCGGCATTTCTTGCGGCAGATTTGGGAATGCAGGTAACTTTAATTGACATGGAAAAAAATCCGGGCGGAGTTTGTTTATACCGGGGCTGTATTCCATCAAAGGCATTGCTTCATGTTGCAAAACTTATTAACGAAGCTGAAGAAGCAAAAAAGTGGGGAGTGGAATTTGGAGAACCTAAAATCGATATCAATAAACTTCGCGATTTCAAAAATGGTGTAGTTAATAAATTAACCGGTGGATTAGGACAATTAGCAAAACAGCGCAAAGTAAATTATATAAATGGTAGAGCTACATTTTTAAATTCTACAACTCTTTCAATTGCAAAAGCTGATGGTTCAACAGAAGAATTAATTTATGATAAAGCAATTTTAGCTACCGGCTCTGTTCCCGCTAAAGTTCCGGGTTTATCTATTGATTCACCGAAAGTAATGGATTCAACATCAGCACTTGAAATTAATGATGTTCCCAAAAAATTATTAGTAATTGGGGGCGGATATATCGGATTAGAATTGAGTACTGTTTATGCCGCGCTCGGCAGTGAGGTTACAGTTGTTGAAATGATGCCCGGATTATTACCCGGCGCTGATCGAGATCTTGTCGCTGTACTTGAAAGACGACTAAAAAATTCTATGGCTCATATTTATACTGAAACAAAAGTAGTTGATTTGAAAGAAACTAAAGAGGGAATACGGGTTAAACTTGAAGGTAAAAATGTTACCGAGCCTGAGCATTTATTTGATAAGGTTTTAATTTCAATTGGTAGAAAACCAGTTACAACCGGCTTTGGATTGGAAAAAACCAAAGTGAAAGTCAGTGATCGAGGTTTCGTAGTAGTTGATAAACAATTAAAAACTGATGATCCGAACATTTATGCAATTGGCGATATAGTTGGTAACCCTATGCTCGCGCACAAAGCGGCGGCAGAAGGTAAAGTTGCGGTTGAAGCAATACTCGGGCATAAAGTTGCATTCGAGCCAAACGCAATTCCTGCCGTTGTTTTCACCGATCCCGAAATAGCCTGGAGCGGTTTGACCGAAACAGAAGCTAAGGAAAGAAGCATTAAAGTAGAAATAGCCAAATTTCCTTGGGGCGCGAGCGGTCGAGCAACTACATTAGATAGAAATGATGGTTTAACTAAACTTGTAATTGAACCGGAGACAGAAAGAATTTTAGGAGTCGCTATTGTTGGGGTTGGCGCGGGAGATATGATAGCGGAAGGTACTCTTGCAATTGAAATGGGCGCGGTTGTAAAGGATTTGGAACTTACAATTCATCCTCACCCAACTTTATCGGAAACGGTAATGTTTGCCGCAGAATTATTTTATGGCCATGCTACCGATATGTATCGACCCAAGCGTAAATAA